A region of Periophthalmus magnuspinnatus isolate fPerMag1 chromosome 13, fPerMag1.2.pri, whole genome shotgun sequence DNA encodes the following proteins:
- the thrsp gene encoding mid1-interacting protein 1-B-like, whose product MQSTEARLSKNSLSLTLRRYSAAVSNMEQTVLVPSLLRDVPSDELCDCEETCCDLYHSYLMLKTIRDTVERGLVSPDDRKASDRNLEPLLDMDEEGQFHFHLRGLFTVMRDLTTRTHSVTEKYKDIIGVAN is encoded by the coding sequence ATGCAATCCACCGAGGCTAGACTGTCCAAAAACAGCCTGTCCCTGACCCTTAGGAGGTACAGCGCGGCTGTTAGCAACATGGAGCAGACTGTCCTCGTACCCAGCCTACTCCGGGATGTGCCCTCTGATGAGCTGTGCGACTGCGAGGAGACCTGCTGTGACCTCTACCATAGCTACCTGATGCTCAAGACCATAAGGGACACAGTGGAGAGGGGCCTGGTTTCCCCTGACGACCGTAAAGCATCAGACCGGAACCTAGAGCCACTGCTGGACATGGATGAAGAGGGACAGTTTCACTTTCACCTCAGAGGACTTTTCACTGTGATGAGGGATCTGACCACAAGGACACACAGTGTAACGGAGAAGTACAAGGACATCATTGGAGTGGCTAACTGA